In Streptomyces asoensis, a single genomic region encodes these proteins:
- a CDS encoding MFS transporter, with the protein MTSTLRPAATTEAVKRPDRWLALSVLVLAVLLVAVDATVLGLATPYISEDLEPSGTQLLWIGDVYSFVIAGLLVSMGSLGDRVGRKRILLVGATAFGLISVLNAYATSPGMMIAARALLGVAGATLMPATLALIRNLFHDPRERSLAVGIWGATASAGTAVGPIVGGFLLGHFWWGSVFLINLPVMVVLVVVGIRTLPESRSPKPGPWDLPSVLLSLVGMIGVVYAVKEAASHGFTWVALATGLLGAAALYGFVRRQLTLPAPLLDMRLFRDRGFSGAVLADLLTILGLSGLVFFLSQYLQLVQGRRPFEAGLAELPAAVGAVAAGLIAGRAARRFSVRAVVCGGLAAIGLALAFLTTIGRSTGYPLLGTALLVVGVGAGLSFTVTSDVILSSVPKDQAGAASAVSETAYELGAALGIAVLGSIVTGVYRDFTGPAGTPASAHESLGGAVEAAGHLPASTAAEMLSSAREAFVDGLGTAVGVGAAVLLATAAAAWFLLRGQRLDHSG; encoded by the coding sequence ATGACCAGCACCCTGCGGCCGGCGGCCACGACCGAGGCGGTGAAGCGCCCGGACCGCTGGCTCGCGCTCTCCGTCCTCGTGCTCGCCGTGCTGCTGGTGGCCGTCGACGCGACCGTCCTCGGTCTCGCGACCCCCTACATCAGCGAGGACCTCGAACCCTCCGGCACCCAGCTCCTGTGGATCGGCGACGTCTACTCCTTCGTCATCGCCGGCCTGCTCGTCTCCATGGGCAGCCTCGGCGACCGCGTCGGGCGCAAGCGGATCCTGCTCGTCGGAGCCACCGCGTTCGGCCTGATATCGGTCCTGAACGCCTACGCGACGAGCCCGGGGATGATGATCGCCGCCAGGGCCCTGCTCGGCGTCGCCGGCGCGACCCTGATGCCCGCCACCCTCGCCCTGATCCGCAACCTCTTCCACGACCCGCGCGAACGCAGCCTGGCGGTGGGCATCTGGGGCGCGACGGCCTCCGCGGGCACCGCGGTCGGCCCCATCGTGGGCGGCTTCCTGCTCGGGCACTTCTGGTGGGGCTCGGTCTTCCTGATCAACCTGCCCGTGATGGTCGTCCTGGTCGTGGTCGGCATCAGGACGCTCCCCGAGTCGCGCTCGCCGAAGCCCGGACCGTGGGACCTGCCCAGCGTGCTGCTCTCCCTGGTCGGCATGATCGGCGTCGTCTACGCCGTCAAGGAGGCCGCGTCGCACGGCTTCACCTGGGTGGCGCTCGCCACCGGCCTGCTGGGCGCGGCCGCGCTGTACGGCTTCGTCCGCCGCCAGCTGACCCTTCCGGCGCCCCTGCTGGACATGCGGCTGTTCCGCGACCGCGGCTTCAGCGGCGCGGTCCTGGCCGACCTGCTGACCATCCTCGGCCTGTCCGGCCTGGTGTTCTTCCTCTCCCAGTACCTGCAACTCGTCCAGGGCAGGCGGCCCTTCGAGGCCGGTCTGGCCGAACTGCCCGCCGCCGTCGGCGCGGTGGCGGCCGGCCTGATCGCGGGTCGGGCGGCCCGCCGCTTCTCGGTACGGGCCGTGGTCTGCGGCGGTCTCGCGGCGATCGGTCTGGCGCTGGCCTTCCTCACCACGATCGGCCGGTCCACCGGGTACCCCCTGCTGGGGACCGCGCTGCTGGTGGTCGGCGTGGGCGCCGGCCTCTCCTTCACGGTGACCTCGGACGTCATCCTGAGCTCCGTGCCGAAGGACCAGGCGGGCGCCGCGTCGGCGGTCTCCGAGACGGCGTACGAACTGGGCGCGGCCCTGGGCATCGCCGTACTCGGCTCGATCGTGACGGGTGTCTACCGCGACTTCACCGGCCCCGCGGGCACTCCCGCGAGCGCCCACGAGTCACTCGGCGGCGCGGTGGAGGCGGCCGGCCACCTGCCGGCGTCCACGGCCGCGGAGATGCTGTCGTCGGCCCGCGAGGCGTTCGTCGACGGCCTGGGCACGGCGGTCGGAGTGGGCGCGGCGGTGCTCCTGGCGACGGCGGCGGCCGCCTGGTTCCTGCTCAGGGGGCAGCGGCTGGACCACTCCGGGTAG
- a CDS encoding lysophospholipid acyltransferase family protein, whose protein sequence is MSRFVLIKAVLGPVMRLMFRPRVEGAEHIPGDGPVILAGNHLTFIDSMILPLVCDRQVFFIGKDEYVTGKSLKGRLMAWFFTGVGMIPVDRDGGRGGVAALMTGRRVLEEGKVFGIYPEGTRSPDGRLYRGRTGIARLTLMTGAPVVPFAMIGTDKLQPGGAGMPRPGRVTVRFGEAMEFSRYEGMDRDRYVLRAVTDSVMTEVMRLSGQEYVDMYATKAKAA, encoded by the coding sequence TTGTCCCGCTTCGTGCTCATCAAGGCAGTGCTCGGCCCGGTCATGCGCCTGATGTTCCGCCCTCGGGTCGAGGGCGCGGAGCACATCCCCGGCGACGGCCCCGTCATCCTGGCCGGCAACCACCTCACGTTCATCGACTCGATGATCCTGCCGCTCGTGTGCGACCGGCAGGTGTTCTTCATCGGCAAGGACGAGTACGTCACCGGCAAGAGCCTCAAGGGCCGGCTCATGGCCTGGTTCTTCACCGGGGTCGGCATGATCCCGGTCGACCGCGACGGCGGCCGGGGCGGTGTGGCGGCGCTGATGACCGGTCGCCGGGTCCTGGAGGAGGGGAAGGTCTTCGGGATCTACCCCGAGGGCACGCGCTCCCCCGACGGCCGGCTGTACCGGGGCCGCACCGGCATCGCCCGGCTGACGCTGATGACCGGTGCGCCGGTCGTCCCCTTCGCGATGATCGGCACGGACAAGCTCCAGCCCGGCGGTGCGGGCATGCCCCGGCCCGGGCGGGTCACCGTCCGGTTCGGCGAGGCGATGGAGTTCTCCCGGTACGAGGGGATGGACCGGGACCGCTATGTGCTGCGGGCCGTGACCGACTCGGTGATGACCGAGGTCATGCGGCTGTCGGGCCAGGAGTACGTCGACATGTACGCCACGAAGGCGAAGGCCGCGTAG
- a CDS encoding glycerophosphodiester phosphodiesterase, giving the protein MGTQGTQESNQQTGAGGTGRRALLGAAVLGATGSVLGLAGTANAAERSRSGKGLGSLPVPTIIGHRGASGYRPEHTLGSYQLALDLGADIVEAGDLVPTRDGHLVCRHEPEIGGTTDVASRPEFAGRRTTKVLDGVSTTGWFTEDFTLAELKTLRAVERIPANRPHNTLYDGRWEIPTFEEVLKWQDEQTRKRGKQVWIYPETKHPTYFRKLGLGLEERVAKLLHKHGKDRKNSPVVLQSFEPSSIQRLNKLVDNPLVVLLSGAATRPWDFVEAGDPRTVADLITRAGLREIAGYAQGIGPTLDLVIPKDAAGNLTTPTTLVKDAHAVGLILHPYTMRNENPFLPANFRKGTDADAYGDSFGAFRTYFATGIDGVFTDNPDTGLLARADFVNG; this is encoded by the coding sequence ATGGGAACGCAGGGCACGCAGGAGTCGAACCAGCAGACGGGCGCGGGCGGCACCGGACGGCGGGCGCTCCTCGGCGCCGCCGTGCTCGGTGCCACCGGGTCGGTCCTCGGACTGGCGGGCACGGCGAACGCCGCCGAGCGGTCCCGTTCCGGCAAGGGCCTCGGGAGTCTGCCGGTGCCGACGATCATCGGCCACCGCGGGGCCAGCGGCTACCGTCCGGAGCACACCCTCGGCTCGTACCAGCTCGCCCTCGACCTCGGCGCCGACATCGTCGAGGCGGGGGACCTCGTCCCCACCCGGGACGGCCACCTGGTCTGCCGTCACGAGCCGGAGATAGGCGGCACGACGGACGTCGCCTCCCGTCCGGAGTTCGCGGGCCGCCGGACCACGAAGGTGCTCGACGGCGTCTCCACGACCGGTTGGTTCACCGAGGACTTCACCCTCGCCGAGCTGAAGACCCTGCGCGCCGTCGAGCGCATCCCGGCCAACCGCCCGCACAACACGCTCTACGACGGCCGCTGGGAGATCCCCACCTTCGAGGAAGTCCTGAAGTGGCAGGACGAGCAGACCCGCAAGCGCGGCAAGCAGGTCTGGATCTACCCCGAGACCAAGCACCCCACGTACTTCCGCAAGCTGGGCCTGGGCCTGGAGGAACGGGTCGCCAAGCTGCTGCACAAGCACGGCAAGGACCGGAAGAACTCGCCGGTCGTCCTTCAGTCCTTCGAGCCGAGCAGCATCCAGCGCCTGAACAAGCTCGTCGACAACCCCCTCGTCGTACTGCTGTCCGGCGCGGCCACGCGCCCCTGGGACTTCGTCGAGGCGGGCGACCCGCGCACCGTCGCCGACCTGATCACGCGGGCCGGCCTCCGGGAGATCGCGGGCTACGCCCAGGGCATCGGCCCCACCCTCGACCTGGTGATCCCCAAGGACGCGGCGGGCAACCTCACCACCCCGACCACCCTGGTGAAGGACGCCCACGCGGTCGGTCTCATCCTGCACCCGTACACCATGCGCAACGAGAACCCCTTCCTGCCCGCGAACTTCCGCAAGGGGACGGACGCGGACGCCTACGGCGACTCCTTCGGCGCGTTCCGCACCTACTTCGCGACCGGTATCGACGGTGTGTTCACGGACAACCCGGACACCGGACTGCTGGCCCGCGCGGACTTCGTCAACGGCTGA
- a CDS encoding sigma-70 family RNA polymerase sigma factor — protein MTHDLLTTLRPLLAAEASAEAHATGTEPGDLEQAVWLRLLERLAGDGPPSDPPAWLRRAVRAEARRTRRTTRRERPYDGDPADDTDRGPEQLALAAARHRALREAVHRLPGRCSGLLQALLSPRDLTYREIAGELGISQGSLGPERSRCLGCLRRLLAPEVAAREVRG, from the coding sequence ATGACGCACGACCTGCTCACCACCCTGCGCCCGCTCCTCGCCGCGGAGGCCTCGGCCGAGGCCCACGCCACCGGTACCGAACCCGGCGACCTGGAACAGGCGGTCTGGCTCCGTCTGCTGGAGCGGCTCGCCGGCGACGGACCGCCCTCCGACCCGCCCGCGTGGCTGCGCAGGGCCGTGCGCGCCGAGGCCCGCCGCACCCGCCGTACGACCCGCCGTGAGCGGCCCTACGACGGCGACCCCGCCGACGACACCGACCGCGGCCCCGAGCAACTCGCCCTCGCCGCCGCCCGGCACCGGGCCCTGCGCGAGGCGGTGCACCGGCTGCCCGGCCGCTGCTCCGGTCTGCTCCAGGCGCTCCTCTCGCCGAGGGACCTCACCTACCGCGAGATCGCGGGCGAGTTGGGTATCTCACAGGGCAGTCTCGGACCGGAACGTTCCAGATGTCTGGGATGTCTGCGGCGTTTGCTGGCCCCGGAGGTTGCGGCCCGCGAAGTGCGGGGATAG
- a CDS encoding GNAT family N-acetyltransferase gives MGMSVTISVATEQDAEQIFRLQYLCFQSEAALYANYRIAPLVQSLDSVRQELATDCVYVARLGDEVVGSVRGNLTEDGAAAIGKLCVHPRLQGHGIGARLLRAAEAALAEERGAKKFRLFTGHRSEGNLRLYRRVGYETVGTSQGADGVPMIVLEKPAGEYAATA, from the coding sequence ATGGGCATGAGCGTGACCATCTCGGTGGCGACCGAGCAGGATGCCGAGCAGATCTTCAGATTGCAGTACCTGTGCTTCCAGAGTGAAGCCGCGCTGTACGCCAACTACCGCATCGCCCCGCTCGTCCAGAGCCTCGACTCGGTCCGGCAGGAACTCGCGACGGACTGCGTCTACGTGGCCCGGCTCGGCGACGAGGTGGTCGGCTCGGTACGGGGCAACCTCACCGAGGACGGCGCCGCCGCCATCGGCAAGCTCTGTGTCCACCCGCGCCTGCAAGGTCACGGCATCGGAGCGCGGCTGCTGCGCGCCGCCGAGGCGGCGCTGGCCGAGGAGCGCGGCGCCAAGAAGTTCCGCCTGTTCACCGGCCACCGCAGCGAGGGCAACCTCCGCCTCTACCGCCGCGTCGGCTACGAGACGGTCGGCACCTCCCAGGGCGCGGACGGCGTGCCCATGATCGTCCTGGAGAAGCCGGCCGGGGAGTACGCGGCCACCGCGTGA
- a CDS encoding methionine ABC transporter ATP-binding protein, whose translation MITTTGLTKVYRSRGREVTALDGVDLHVREGEVYGVIGQSGAGKSSLIRCINLLERPTAGTVTVAGQDLTALAGRGPRAGKELRQARSRIGMVFQHFNLLSGRTVRDNVELPLEILGVSGKERSRKALELLDLVGLADKAKAFPAQLSGGQKQRVGIARALAGDPKVLLSDEATSALDPETTRSILQLLRDLNRQLGLTVLLITHEMDVVKSICDSAALMENGRVVESGTVSELLATPGSELADALFPVGGEATGEDRTVVDVTFHGEAATRPVISRLSRTYNIDISILGAAIDTVGGLQVGRMRIELPGRYEDNVVPIGFLREQGLQIDVVDDADRAAVLLKEGAE comes from the coding sequence GTGATCACCACCACGGGCCTCACCAAGGTCTACCGCTCACGCGGCCGTGAGGTCACCGCCCTCGACGGCGTCGACCTGCACGTCCGCGAAGGCGAGGTGTACGGCGTCATCGGCCAGTCCGGCGCCGGCAAGTCCTCGCTCATCCGCTGCATCAACCTCCTGGAGCGCCCCACCGCCGGCACGGTCACCGTCGCCGGACAGGACCTCACCGCGCTCGCCGGGCGCGGACCGCGCGCCGGCAAGGAGCTGCGGCAGGCGCGCAGCCGTATCGGCATGGTCTTCCAGCACTTCAACCTGCTGTCCGGCCGGACCGTGCGGGACAACGTCGAACTGCCCCTGGAGATCCTCGGCGTCTCGGGGAAGGAACGTTCCCGCAAGGCGCTGGAGCTGCTCGACCTGGTCGGACTCGCCGACAAGGCGAAGGCCTTCCCGGCCCAGCTCTCCGGCGGCCAGAAGCAGCGCGTCGGCATCGCCCGGGCACTCGCCGGCGACCCCAAGGTGCTGCTCTCCGACGAGGCGACCAGCGCCCTCGACCCGGAGACCACCCGTTCCATCCTCCAGCTGCTGCGCGACCTCAACCGGCAGCTCGGCCTGACCGTCCTGCTCATCACCCACGAGATGGACGTGGTGAAGTCGATCTGCGACTCCGCCGCACTGATGGAGAACGGCCGGGTCGTCGAGTCCGGCACGGTGAGCGAACTGCTCGCGACCCCCGGCTCCGAGCTGGCCGACGCGCTCTTCCCGGTCGGCGGCGAGGCCACCGGCGAGGACCGCACCGTCGTCGACGTCACCTTCCACGGCGAGGCCGCGACCCGCCCCGTCATCTCCCGGCTGTCGCGCACCTACAACATCGACATCTCGATCCTCGGCGCCGCCATCGACACCGTCGGCGGACTCCAGGTGGGCCGCATGCGCATCGAACTGCCCGGCCGCTACGAGGACAACGTGGTGCCGATCGGCTTCCTGCGCGAACAGGGGCTCCAGATCGACGTCGTGGACGACGCGGACCGTGCCGCCGTCCTGCTGAAGGAAGGTGCCGAGTGA
- a CDS encoding methionine ABC transporter permease, translating to MTWSEMQPLLSQACWDTLYMVGWSTLIAVVGGLPLGVLLVLTDRGGLLQNLVANRVLGQVVNVARSLPFIILMVALMNFTRTITGTTIGREAAIVPLAVGAVPFFARLVETAVREVDGGLVEAVQAMGGNTWTIVRKVLVPESLPSLIASTTTTIVALIGYSAMAGTVGAGGLGDIAIRYGYQRFETELMWVTVAILAVVISLIQFAGDFAARSLHRRGGRSGPAPRLRLLKAKEPAAADVGKVA from the coding sequence GTGACCTGGTCCGAGATGCAGCCCCTGCTGTCCCAGGCGTGTTGGGACACCCTCTACATGGTCGGCTGGTCCACGCTCATCGCCGTCGTCGGCGGCCTTCCGCTCGGCGTCCTGCTGGTCCTCACCGACCGCGGCGGCCTGTTGCAGAACCTGGTGGCCAACCGGGTGCTCGGACAGGTGGTGAACGTGGCCCGCTCGCTGCCGTTCATCATTCTCATGGTCGCGCTGATGAACTTCACGCGCACGATCACCGGGACCACCATCGGCCGTGAGGCCGCGATCGTGCCGCTCGCCGTCGGGGCCGTCCCGTTCTTCGCCCGCCTGGTCGAGACGGCCGTCCGCGAGGTGGACGGCGGACTCGTCGAGGCCGTGCAGGCGATGGGCGGCAACACCTGGACCATCGTGCGCAAGGTCCTGGTGCCGGAGTCGCTGCCCTCGCTCATCGCGAGCACCACGACCACGATCGTCGCGCTCATCGGCTACTCGGCGATGGCCGGCACGGTCGGCGCCGGCGGTCTCGGCGACATCGCCATCCGCTACGGCTACCAGCGTTTCGAGACCGAGCTGATGTGGGTCACGGTGGCGATCCTCGCCGTCGTCATCTCGCTCATCCAGTTCGCCGGCGACTTCGCGGCACGCTCCCTGCACCGCCGCGGCGGCCGCTCGGGCCCCGCGCCCAGGCTCCGCCTGCTGAAGGCCAAGGAGCCCGCGGCCGCCGACGTCGGCAAGGTCGCCTGA
- a CDS encoding MetQ/NlpA family ABC transporter substrate-binding protein — protein MRNTAKLTTAVLAVGTLTLGLTACGSDKDSASDTSGPLVVAASPTPHAEILNFVKDKLAKKAGLDLEVKEFTDYVTPNTATEDGSVDANYFQNQPYLDDFNKKNGTHIVPVVTVHLEPLGLYSHKVKSADALKSGATVAVPNDSVNEARALKLLAANKLITLKDGVGNDATPADITANPKKLKFKELEAAQTPRSLDDVDAAVINGNYAIEADLKPASDALVLESATDNPYGNFLAVKDGNEDDPRVKKLAKLLTSAEVKKFIEDTYDGSVIASF, from the coding sequence GTGCGTAACACCGCAAAGCTCACCACCGCAGTCCTCGCCGTCGGCACCCTCACCCTGGGGCTCACCGCCTGCGGTTCGGACAAGGACTCCGCCTCCGACACGAGCGGCCCGCTGGTCGTCGCCGCGAGCCCGACCCCGCACGCCGAGATCCTGAACTTCGTCAAGGACAAGCTGGCGAAGAAGGCGGGACTCGACCTGGAGGTCAAGGAGTTCACCGACTACGTCACGCCGAACACGGCGACGGAGGACGGTTCGGTCGACGCCAACTACTTCCAGAACCAGCCGTACCTCGACGACTTCAACAAGAAGAACGGCACCCACATCGTGCCCGTCGTCACGGTCCACCTGGAACCGCTCGGCCTGTACTCCCACAAGGTCAAGAGCGCCGACGCCCTCAAGAGCGGCGCGACGGTCGCCGTGCCGAACGACAGCGTCAACGAGGCCCGCGCCCTCAAGCTGCTCGCCGCGAACAAGCTCATCACGCTCAAGGACGGCGTGGGCAACGACGCGACGCCCGCGGACATCACCGCCAACCCGAAGAAGCTCAAGTTCAAGGAGCTGGAGGCGGCCCAGACCCCGCGCTCCCTGGACGACGTGGACGCCGCCGTCATCAACGGCAACTACGCCATCGAGGCCGACCTGAAGCCCGCGTCGGACGCCCTGGTCCTGGAGTCCGCCACGGACAACCCCTACGGGAACTTCCTCGCGGTGAAGGACGGCAACGAGGACGACCCGCGGGTGAAGAAGCTCGCGAAGCTCCTCACCTCCGCCGAGGTCAAGAAGTTCATCGAGGACACCTACGACGGTTCCGTCATCGCCTCGTTCTGA
- a CDS encoding GNAT family N-acetyltransferase, with translation MTSTFPTISISTERLVLRPFDEDDVPALADMMNDEQVAAWTSVPQPYDQAAARRWITEQAPAERAAGRGLDLAVTEFLTQRLVGVVRLATTDWHVRSTELSYIVAPWARGEGYASEAALATAQWLFDHQGFERVELRTAADNTASQQVAQKIGCISEGVLRGACIARARTEDGTWTDVRTDYIVWSLLPEDLEGAGGPFAESGGFTSYTDWN, from the coding sequence ATGACGAGCACCTTCCCCACCATCTCCATCAGCACGGAGCGGTTGGTGCTGCGTCCCTTCGACGAGGACGACGTGCCGGCCTTGGCCGACATGATGAACGACGAACAGGTCGCGGCCTGGACCTCCGTCCCCCAGCCCTACGACCAGGCGGCCGCCCGCCGCTGGATCACCGAGCAGGCGCCCGCCGAACGGGCCGCGGGCCGCGGTCTCGACCTCGCCGTCACCGAGTTCCTCACCCAGCGGCTGGTCGGCGTCGTCCGGCTCGCCACGACCGACTGGCACGTGCGGTCCACCGAGCTGTCGTACATCGTCGCCCCGTGGGCGCGCGGTGAGGGCTACGCCTCCGAGGCGGCGCTGGCCACCGCCCAGTGGCTCTTCGACCACCAGGGCTTCGAGCGCGTCGAACTGCGCACGGCCGCCGACAACACCGCCTCCCAGCAGGTCGCGCAGAAGATCGGCTGTATCAGCGAGGGGGTGCTGCGCGGCGCCTGCATAGCCCGCGCCCGTACCGAGGACGGCACCTGGACCGACGTGCGCACCGACTACATCGTGTGGAGCCTCCTCCCGGAGGACCTGGAAGGCGCGGGCGGCCCCTTCGCGGAGAGCGGCGGCTTCACCTCGTACACCGACTGGAACTGA
- the cbiE gene encoding precorrin-6y C5,15-methyltransferase (decarboxylating) subunit CbiE, with the protein MADRVTVIGWDGSPLTAAARSALGAATLVAGAPHHLTLPEVPPAAERVRLGSVSLAARRIAGHRGTAVVIADGDPAFFGVVRTLRAPEFGLEVEVVPAVSAVAAAFARAGMPWDDAQVVVAHRRTLRRAVNVCRAHTKVAVLTSPGAGPAELGLLMEGVHRTFVVCEELGTTREQVSVVTSDKAADHTWRDPNVVIVIGGSTGPAAAADGGWIAGRDPGTGPRGWALPAGAYDGELGEGEAPLLRAAQLARLGPRVGDLVWDIGCASGAFATEAARAGAAVIAVDRDIEACARTDASARRYGVQLQIVHGTAPHVLENLPEPDVVRVGGGGAAVISAVADRRPQRIVTHAATRDAAELVGRDLSEHGYRVECALVQSVELDTRAWTERERTVAFLLTGEIVRSASPR; encoded by the coding sequence ATGGCCGACCGCGTCACGGTGATCGGCTGGGACGGTTCGCCGCTGACCGCAGCGGCCCGCTCGGCCCTGGGAGCCGCCACCCTGGTGGCCGGCGCCCCCCACCATCTGACGCTGCCCGAGGTGCCGCCCGCGGCGGAACGCGTCCGGCTCGGCAGTGTCTCCCTCGCCGCCCGCCGCATCGCCGGCCACCGCGGCACCGCGGTCGTCATCGCCGACGGCGACCCCGCCTTCTTCGGCGTCGTCCGCACCCTGCGCGCACCCGAGTTCGGCCTGGAGGTCGAGGTCGTCCCGGCCGTCTCCGCCGTCGCCGCCGCCTTCGCCCGCGCCGGCATGCCCTGGGACGACGCCCAAGTGGTCGTCGCACACCGGCGTACCCTGCGCCGCGCGGTGAACGTGTGCCGCGCCCACACCAAGGTCGCCGTCCTCACCTCCCCGGGCGCCGGCCCCGCCGAACTCGGCCTGCTCATGGAGGGCGTGCACCGCACGTTCGTCGTCTGCGAGGAACTCGGCACCACCCGCGAACAGGTCAGCGTCGTCACCTCCGACAAGGCCGCCGACCACACCTGGCGCGACCCCAACGTCGTCATCGTCATCGGCGGTTCCACCGGGCCCGCCGCCGCCGCGGACGGCGGCTGGATCGCCGGCCGCGACCCGGGCACCGGCCCGCGCGGCTGGGCGCTGCCCGCCGGGGCGTACGACGGCGAACTCGGCGAGGGCGAGGCTCCGCTGCTGCGCGCCGCCCAACTCGCCCGGCTCGGCCCGCGCGTCGGCGACCTCGTCTGGGACATCGGCTGCGCGAGCGGTGCCTTCGCGACCGAGGCCGCGCGTGCGGGCGCCGCCGTCATCGCCGTCGACCGCGACATCGAGGCGTGCGCCCGCACCGACGCCTCGGCGCGCCGGTACGGCGTCCAGCTCCAGATCGTCCACGGCACCGCCCCGCACGTCCTGGAGAACCTGCCCGAACCGGACGTCGTCCGGGTGGGCGGCGGGGGAGCGGCCGTGATCTCCGCGGTCGCCGACCGCCGTCCCCAGCGCATCGTGACGCACGCCGCGACCCGCGACGCCGCCGAACTCGTCGGCCGGGACCTGTCCGAGCACGGGTACCGCGTCGAGTGCGCCCTCGTCCAGTCCGTCGAACTCGACACGCGGGCCTGGACGGAGCGGGAGCGCACGGTCGCCTTCCTCCTGACCGGAGAAATCGTGCGGAGCGCGTCTCCCCGCTGA